A window of Aricia agestis chromosome 10, ilAriAges1.1, whole genome shotgun sequence genomic DNA:
cttatagagagtttactgtgaaagtagcagcgctgaaagaccaaaaaattttttcacttttgtatggggaaactcgtgacgctcaagcccttgcccatacaaaagtgaaaaaaatttttcgtctttcagcgctgctactttcacagtgaactctctacaaggaacacgtacacaccctaaagtattatcacttatttttgttacaccctgtatatatatatatatatatatatatatatatatatatatatatatatatatatatcatcaTTGCACTTAAtagactataaaatattatgaaaaatatttttaattttaaggctgccttcacattatgTAACGAGTAGTGTGGCTGCCGCGCGACTGCCGCGCGGTTTGCTGTGAACGCAGTCTAATAAACCAATGTATTAAACCAAATGTACATCTCGTTAAAATGTTTGTgaaagttttattaattaaatatctaaTTAGTGAGTTTAATAATTTCAGACAGGGTGTAAGAAaagaaagtgataatacttaagagttaagagtGTGAATGTATCCCTTGTatagtgttcactgtgaaaatagcatcgctgaaagagcaatatttttatgtgattagtatgggcaagcgctcgaGTGTATTgaattttctcatacaaaagtaaaaatagttacactttcagcgttgctacttccacggtgaactctatacacgagACTCATACATATCCTAAACtaaattatcactttgttttgttacatcctgtatctACCACCTAGAAGAAGAACAGCCTTAAATTCCTTACAATTTAAGGCTGCTCTTGTCCCAAAGATAAAGttactaaatatttattcaaaataataaaaatactattatcaaaactataattttagCGTCAAATTAGttacaaaaactttataattCAAGCAAATAGATTATGCATAAATATGATTTTTCTTACGTAACTACGAAGCATAACTAATTACTAAGTTTCCCTACGAGTATATACtttaacttataaaatattatattttgcaataGTTATAATAACAACTTACTTTAATAGCAACTTATATAAGACTACCGTTGTTTGGAGCCAACGGGAAAATAAAGCCATTTGAACTCGTATCCTCTAAGGCCGTACTTTTCATCCTTCTCCGTCTCTGGTTTCGGGACATCTTCGGAGAGTAAATCCAGTACTTCCTGTGTAATTTTAGGTCGGAATCCGTTCTCGTCGGCAACATAGTCTATTCTTGTCCTCACACCGTTTCTTCCTGTCACAAAGTAGTAGCCTTGCTTGGCACCACTGGTGTAACCCTCTTCGTAATGACCATGGAATGCTAATGTGTAGTTGAAGGTATACAAGAGGTTCTCCATGTCACCCTTCGTGAGACCTTTAGGTAGGCCATCTTTCTCACCCGGCTTCTTGTAGTAGACGTCTGTGTTCTTGTCGACTATCTGCATTTGTGCTGATATAAGAACAGGTTTCTCGGGCTTTTCAGGATTAGTACCAAAATTGCCGCTCTCATTTTCATCCCCTGAATCCGATCCGAATCTATTCAGTACCTTAGGATTCCTATCTCCTGCGTTATTTTGATTATATACTGATCCTGAATTACCCACTGCATTTTGAGGATAGTTTTGGTTGTAGTTATTATTTTCAGGGCTTACCGAATTAGGACTAGGTCCATTACCAAACTGCTGCCTTGAACTATCATCAGCTGAAGGTTGGCTAGGATTGTATTGCTGAGGATTGAATCCTTGGGATGGTTGTGATAAGCTTGATCCTTCTGAACTCACAGTACCCGAAGGCTGATTTGGATTATATTGCTGTGAATTGCTTTCTTGAGACGGTTGTGCGAAACCTGAACCTATtgaattttgattattattttgataagggcTAGGCGGGTTTTGTTGATTGAATCCTGATGAATCAGCAGGACTTTGTGAATTAGTATCGAGTGgtagttgtaaattattaggtATCCAATTGACTCCATCTGAGAGGTTCGGTGAATTAGGACCATATACGTTATTCGTTTGAGGTCCTACTGCTCCAGCATTAGAATTGCTATTCAGTCCAGTATTAGAATTAACGTTGGATGTTCCTTGGTAATTGTTTGGTCCGAAGTTGTTCGTACCAGGTGAACCGAAGCCTCTGTTATTTGACGTCACGGCACTAGGGTTTACTTCGGGATATATCGGTTTAGCTGTTGTAGTGGTGGGCAAACGGCAATGTGAGCACGCCCTTGCAGGTTCCAAAAGCGGACTTATAGGTTTCTTAGTTTGCTGAGGTGGGGGAGTAATCTGGATGGGCTGGTTGTATGAAGCTGTGTTTTGTGCAGGTACAGCTAGAGTTTTAGCGGCAGGCGATTGCGCGGTTAAGGACAGGGCATGACCAGTTCTCGTGTCTTTAGCATTCGCTGCTGTTGgatctgaaaaaaatatgatttaaaattGTTACTGTGCAAGATTACATAACCAGtttgtgattattattatacgcaCACTACATTGATAAGACTATATCACCAAATGCGCGCTAGATAAAAAAGTTAAGACCTAGATAAAAAAGTTATGATAATACTGAAATCCTTCGATTGAGCAAAGTTTTTGTAAGCACggagtaataaattattaaggaggaattttaaaaattaacttacAAGGTTTCACGCGGATATTTTTCATCGATATAATCTTGAAGTTTCCATTTTCGTCTGTAGCATACACTGTAACGTGGTACACTCCATCCGCCGTGATGAAGCCAAATTCACCCATGATAATGCCGTTCTCatctgaaaattaaaaaaaaagtgttcacTAATGCAaaacaagttttatttttattaaaaatctttattgtaattgataagataaaatatagccgGAATATTCAGAATCTACTAGGTaggtaaggttgggttgcaccaactaactttaacaataactgtaactataactacagtgcaaaatgtcaaatctttggttaaagttaaatatggcgtccttacctCCGCTTATACGTGACTTTCTCCGGTTAaatttaaggttaaagttaaagctaaaggactccatatttaactataaaaataactttaactttaaccacgcctctggtgcaacccaacctaaatgtGTCGGTCAAACATGCGTATACAATATTTTGAACGTACTCGTAGATAGTATTTTTCGTACTAGaatatacttaaaatacaaTCTACGttcgaaatattttaatgtcCGAAATTACTTAACGCCGATCGGTAGTTATCCTTATTAAgagttaataaaaatgttattacacTATTATATGTGATCGAGGTAGACCTCCAAACGCCGTTGTAGACAAGACGgcgacaaaattttattaacttaaaccacagaatagataatagtacaagtacttaaACGAATAAACGCGGGACCCTATAATTGACTtcgacgtctgtccgtctgtttgtccgtctgtataCCGGTAGTAACTCAAAAAACCCTTCGTTGGAGAAAatacctatatataaaaaatatctttaaaaaaattattacggtaagtatgtttataaaataaagattatttctGGCAAGATTATTTCACTTTCTATGTTTTTAGTTTAGATTAGCTTTTCagctcaaattaaaaaaaaaatatgtacaaaacaaaatatagtaaatagttctaataattattgtaatacgcTGTTGGTATTAAAGTTTTGCTATGCGCGCGCACTTAATAATGTGTTTAATTTGCATAtcttattatatgtatataatacagTCGCTGAAATATTTTAGTACAGACGTTTGGATACATTAACTAACACCAGCTCTAGATGGGAATTTGAATTTTAGGTAAGTTGATTCTCTTATACTTTTTTATCATTTAGGAAAGTTAATGAAACTAAAGttgttatttataaacaaaaatataagcaATAAGAAATTCGTTGGTAAGATGTAAAATTTAGGCTagaatgtattgaaatgtaaaaaaaattaattaaaatttgcaaaactctacgaaaaaatataattagctAAACACAAactgtaattttaaaaaatcattttttttttcccaTTAATTTTGTTTCAGGCAATGTTTTTACTACTAGTGACTAGTTTGTTAGTGGTAGTAGTAGTGTATATCTACAGCAGATGGAAGTCAGCATCACGGTATTGggctgatcgtggtgtgccaCACGAAAAGCCAAACCCTCTCGTCGGCAGCTTAACATTTATGCTGCATGAAAATGCGGTAAGTTGGGTTACGTTATGCCATTGTTTTTCCCTAACTTCCTTCCTTATCGCttacaaatattatagtaagcAAAAATACTGCTTAAAGTATTTAAACAAATCAAGGAAAGGAGTATGGGCATGGATGGTATCTCTTCAATTGAAATTGTGCCATTAAGTTAATACATTGAAAATTcctgtttttattttagattgaatttgtaattattaatacaGTTTAAACTCTCCGGAATAAAAATGATCAAGAATCAATATTCTTcattgattttttatattataactgcAAATGGCTGAAAGTAATACGAAAAGTgttgccattttttaattttaaatcgatTACCAATCGACTTTAaacatattgttataatattttctacgtctaaagataatttttattctaaaccgtattgtatatattttaatactgttTTCAATTAAAGCCGAAATTAAACTATTGAATGCGAAATATTGTAGAAGTACTTCGTCGTCTGAAGTCAAACCAGAATTtaagtagtataatattatccattttatgcagtattaaaataaaaaataaaaatgaagatttttcaTTAATAGTCGGGCACACATAATATAGCGAGCAGCTCCGCGAGGCATTTTCCGCTATATAGACGTCCCGCGGCCGTGTAAGCACGTGTGCTGCTGCAGGCGGAGTGACCGAGTCACCGAGCGAGTGTATCAAGTACCGACTACCTCAGACACGGTGACCCAGCCATAGACCCGGCCGCTCGGAATCTCACCGGCCGAAAAAAAGCAACGCAATTAAACTAGAACACTGAAGTCTGGGGCCTGATTCTCATGCCTCGAATATCGGTGCGATTGCCAGTCTGTCCCGCTCGATCGCGCGCGCCTGTGTGAATGAGTCAGCGCGAGACTCGAAACGAGATTCGAGGTACGAGAATTGTCACATGTGACACTGACATTTGACTCAAACAGTTGTAGTATTTCCGATTTTCTGCTCTTTGTTACATAGGTCCAGACTCTTGAGTTCTGTTTTCAATGCTCTGAATCTGTATGGACTAATAAACTGTTAAATTCTGCTTGAGTACGCCAAAtgtttttaattcatttaattaatattcaccACTCGATAATATCGATTGaacaatattacattttaacatctgGCAACACCGACACGGCGATATGTCTCAAACGTCATCGCGGTTCCTTAGTTACGCACGTTAGTTTGAATTTTCGGATTGTACCTACCGCGACCGTGTGAATATTTCTCGTGTGGTTTGATACAATCAGTAGAAATAAACAAAGTGATAGTGAGATAGAGACTCTATTAATTTAGAATAAGAGACTCCATTAGTTAAGAGAAAGTGACTCCTCTGATCTTCATTGAAGAGACTCAACAGTGAGCAGAAACATGGAAAACTTACGGTGTGTTAATTGTTCACTTCGACTGCGGCATATTAGTCGACGGTCATTGGGAGAAGTTATTTCCTATTTCCTTAGATATTTCCTTTTTCACATGTTAAAACATAGATACttagtaaaaaaagttttaattagtttttatcatatattttaagCTTTATAGGCTCAAATACGAGGCGCAACGTTACTTAACtcgtatttttaaattgaaattgccGTAAACTCCGGAGAGTTATAAGAATCGTAGTTGATGTATTAGAAAGAGCTATAATCAAGCTATTATTTAAGCTAAAATAGCTAAtggcacaaaaatatttttagcgatACTAAGTTCCATAGACACTTGCCCATTCGCCTTTCAAATTTAGTGTATGGTTTAAGATCCCatcgaccttcaccgagctATTACATTTGATAcacaatttatataatatgccaGTTCGCTGTGCTACTTCTAGAAGTATGCAAAATTTGATCATCCTTTTTAcccttaatttataaaaaattaaacggtTTACTTTTATATCTAATTTATTAACTTGTAGAAGCTCTATATATGATTAATATCTATCAATCGCtgccaatttattaaaaagccTAATCGTCTCCAGGGTATGTTCTTCCGAAAGATGTATGGAAAATACATCGCGACGCGCGCCCCGTACAACGGTATCTGGTACTTCTGGAAGCCGGTGCTGGTGGTGAACTGCCCTGACATCGCAAGGAACATCCTCGTCAAGGACTCCAAGAACTTCCGCAACAGACACATCAACTCCGGCACCAGTGATCCAGTGGGAAGCTTGACTATATTCACCTTGAAGGTAACTAATTCTTAGCTAAAGCGGATATGTAGATTCACTAGGTTCTCTtcgtttatttttgtatttcagTGAGACGTGTAACCGACACGACTAACGCTACataaatacagtgtgtaacaaaataagtgagcgtcacgagtttccccatacaaaagtaaaaaaaaatgttggtcttttagcgctgatgctttcacagtgaactctctacgaggaacacgtacacaccctaaagtattatcatttatttttgttacaccctgtatagacatTATAGACATACAGAACGGGCGCTAATATATCTATCACTGAAGTCCACAGCAGTGGATCAGCAAATAGTGCAATGCTAGCAACTCCAGAATGTGCGCAACATGTTTCCACACTGAGTGTGGACCCACAGCAACCCAGCGCCCGCTATATTAAAGTAGTCGTCACCTTCTCCAATATCATTAGAATTTAGCACTAAATTATAGCTCTGCTAGAACTTATTTCTTTATGTcttgtttttaattaacttttactaaataaataagatGTTTTTAATTAACGGTTTTCCACAGAATTTTCATGATTCGACTTAATTTTCCATTCTTAGGGTAAatatacccaaagggtaaaaatgggactctattactaagacttcgttgtctgtccgtctgtccgtctgtctgtctgtctccaggcgtaactcaagaacggtaatagctagagagttgaaattttcacagattatgtaaatctgttgccgctataacaacaaatactaaaaacaaactaaagttaatatttaagggggctcccatacaacaaacgtgatttttttggccttttttgctcaatatcaataatggcaacaggtaggcacttaaaattttcacaaaaaccttaaatatatgcgtactttaacaattaatcgGGCAATTGTATGGGCATTTGTATGggaatacaaaaaacacaattttgggtCTGATTTtggtctataatggtacggaacacttcgcgcgcgagtccgactcgcacttggccgattattttaaatgtttgtatTAGCACGATTTTCGTGTGAAcaccattataattatttatttgttaacaaacttttacacataataattcaaaaagtaattaacataaatagtaGTAGTCACCTTTAATTATCTTAAAAGACGTATATTGTAACTTAAATAATCTTTAATTGTCTACACAGTTTTAAGAAGTATTTAATAATCCTATtacgtttttaaaatattcataaattaagATGATTATATTCGCTTTATTTTTTCGACATACAATACAATTTGAGTATCTTTAAATATAGCTACTATAACATATACCTACTTTACTTAATTATCAAATTGTAACTTACATCATCTTTAATTGTCTACACAGTTTTAAGAATTCTATAATAATCCTATTacgtttttaaaattaaaaaaaaattaagatgattatATTCGCTTTATTTTTTCGGCATAGAATTAAGAATATAATTTGAGTATCTTTAAATATAGCTACTATGTACCTACTTAACTGCTCAGTCTGTAATACAATATATTGAGTAAAGTTTTAGTATAATTAAGTATGTAGTTAAGttatagtaattttttttccatttttacgCGGCAAAATCATAATTACATCGTTTTTTTCAGGACCCTCTATGGACCAAAGTCCGGACCCGCCTTACACCTGTATTTACTACGGCAAAATTAAGACAAATACATCCTTATATTCAACTAAAAACTAAGGAGCTGCTACAACGAATCGATTTGGAAAAGGATAATCGATTTAGCTTGCGAGTAAGTATATTGTACGACGATTTTCCTATACAcaagtcctgactcctgacgcGTCAAGGCGACGTATGCGCCTATTCTACCAGGCGTTTGAATAATAACTTTCGTCGTTAGAAAGTCAAATGCATCTATATAAAAGCGTGTGagtgaaaaactttgtatcccttttgacgaaaaatggggaaacgtaggtgaatgaaattttgcacagttatagtttatatggtgaaagagtgcatcgagctaatattattttgaaaatatgcttttatcatacattttttaacaaataaaacattacacactctacaacacacacacactaggaaagatgacagatttctgagtgacaagcctatacatacgaattatactcttttatttatggttgaagtctgttgacaacaagttgacaaattgaaagttagatgttagatgtcaaaaatataATGGATATGACACCTATAAGCAATCCTAATTactttatgtcaaatcccatacatttttgacatctataTTTCTGTTATCGTAACATAAAAGTAGGTATATTCCCAGTATATTCTGGGACAAAACTATCCTTTGTCTTTTTCCGGGCCCAAAAGTATCCaaacaacatattattttataaaaatcataatatcatttatacgtgggagagccatgcttcggcacgaatgggccggctcgaccggagaaataccacgttctcacagaaaaccggcgtgaaacagcgcttgcgttgtgtttcgccgaatgagtgagtttaccggaggcccaatcccctaccctattcccatccctaccctccccttcccttcccatccctaccctcccctattactctattccctcttaaaaggccggcaacgcacctgcagctcttctgatgctgcgagtgtccatgggcgacggaagttgctttccatcaggtgacccgtttgctcgtttgcccccttatttcataaaaaaaaaatatcaaaattacaCAGACAGACCAgtcatttattatataatattcagACACTTGAGCATTACATCGTTTATGCGCAAGTGTCTGAATAGTTCATTTTAATAGGACACGCTAGCGGATTTCACGACTGACGTGATAGGCACATCGGCGTTCGGAGTGACGAGCAACGCCACCCTGACAGGCGATGATCCACTGAGGAGCATCACGAGAGACATAATGCAGTTCAGCATCTACAGAGGAATAACCATGTCCAGCATCTTTTTTTGGCCAGAAATGGTGGGCACTTTCAGGTAAAATATGTTTAGTTGTCCTTTTTAGAGCTTTAATTAGTGTGACATTGTGCTACCTCCCAGTTCCCACTGAAAGCGCGTTAAGCGTCgattcagaccgcgacgcgtagatgcatttattttgtattgaattgacagacttcaattgcgtgagacgtcatgcaagtctgtcaattcaatactttGGAAATGCATCTACGAGTCGCGTGACGCGTCGCCCGCTTGTTTAAAGTCGAGGTACTGcaccttagttctgtctactctgttagTTTACCTCCTCACGATGACAAGTAAGGACAACAGCTCGTACTCAGCATTCAACTTCTGTTTTCCATTATTTCGAAATGTAACGTTAGTATTAATCATTGTTTTGCTTTTAGAATTCGTATTATATAATGTattcaaactatttctatttcgcatttttttttacataagtaaaataaggtggcaaacgagcaaacgggtcacgatgaaaagcaacttccgtcgcccatggacactcgcaacatcagaagagctgcaggtgcgttcccggccttttaagagagaatggGATATAATAGGAAGGGTATGGAAGggttaggagattgggcctccggtaatctcactcactcggcgaaacacagcccaagcgctgtttcacgccggttttctatgagcccgtggtatttctccggtcgagccggcccattcgtgccgaagcatggctctcccacggttaaTAATGTGtatagtaatttaataatgttGTTATTAGTTACCTTTCTGAAAAGAATTTGCATAACacgaaataatattttggattTTAGAAGTATTAACTAtcacaattataatttaatttaattacaaacatcctctcagaatatttatttaatttaacgagtttttactttttcacGCTTCCACTACTTtaaaactgtataatataataattaattgtatgcTATCGTATATTTTACGAAAATTGTGATCGTTTATTCGTATTTGTGGTTTAATAGATATCGAACTGCATCGAATAAAGGACAAAGCTGTATTTCAATCATGCAATCGGGGTGTTAGTTTCCTTATTATCACCTTTTTTTTTAGGTTTACATTCTTCCCAAAACGAGCGACTGAGTATTTCAAAaagattttcaaaataatatctgATCAACGAGAGAAAGACAACACTAGGAAGACTGATTTACTGGATGCTATTCTACAAATAAAGAAGGAAGCTGCATTAGATGGCGAAGGTAATTTCTTACAGTTCTTTTGATTACTAGAAGAATATAGCTAACATCAGAACATTTTTGGTGCTACCCTTGCTACGTAGCGTGTTCCTAGGAGCTTGAATTTCATactgaaaatttactataagtggcacaaatacaaaaaatgtaactttatttttctacaaaaaacaatataagtattataaaactTAGTACTAAACGTTACTTCGTCAGGTTGACATTTAAGCTCGACTAAATTACATGATAGATCTAAACTGTATACAAATTAACTGcaaaacataataagtatattaaagtTTGTTTATTGTGAAACATCCAGATTAGATTAGATCCTTATCTAATCTAATCCAGATTTTTcacaataaacaaaatttaagaTACAAATTAttagtgagggagccctagaacacattttttttttattactaacaagcaaattttttgtgagtagcttcattttgataagacaaacagcttttttatctgcgaaaaatcttgaaagtggtaggtAGCTatcagagatagaaaggatttcatactttgatttaatggtcctaaaatatggattgtttgaCAATGTTACTCCTAAATTATTTAtccaaacatacaaaaaaatcagctggttagttTTCTgttttagggtacagtagtcaaccaagttttgttgattacagaaccctaaaacggaaacctaaccagcagattttttgtatatttgtagTATGAAATCCTATCTATCTctattagctaccactttcacgATTTTTCGcatacaaaaaatttgtttGTCTTATGAAAATGAAGCtcctcacaaaaattagcttgttagtaatttaaaaaaaatgtgttctagggctccctgactatataTGTGTTGTAGTTAATTTCAAGTATCTAAGGCCTTGACCGTGGCCGTTTAGCTTATATCtattaatcaaatatttttaggaTCCTAGAAATTAACGTGTAGTTTCCGAAATCAAATTCTCCTCTCTACCTATCAGAGCTTTGATCCTTTTCGAAAATATTTCAGACTATTCAGACGATCTGCTTATCGCCCAAAGTCTTATATTTCTTCAAGGAGGCTTCGACACTACTGCTGTAACGCTTACATTTTTAATTCTCGAATTAGCGTTTCAGCCTTTGATGCAGGTAActttttaattcttttaaatAGGAGgaggttacataatatttggttgtaatacctattacctatgtattatttttatgttgatgcataccgaatttcataaaaaagactgtttatttaattactagatgtcccgcgcggcttcgcccgcgtaaattaggaattttacagaaaccgtacattttcccataaaaaatagctatgtatactcccttcacgtggtctcctctatatattatgtgccaaatattgctataaaaattgctctagtagttcgtgagataaaccctttctaatatttcccccgattttcccacattttcctgagtttcttcggtcgtattagtcttagcttagcgtgataatatatagcctatagctttaatcgcctcgataaatgagctatctaacactgaaataagtttttaaatcggacatgtactctgtagttcctgagatcagcgcgttcaagcaaacatactcttcaggtttataatattaagtagttttaaattatcgcttgacaaacgagtctcgatctaaaagactatgaaaaataccaataacagggtcataataggctatgaaatcatgggacgatgcatggtataatatggtagtgatgatgatgatgatgatgaatgtaatttgcatagtagcatatgctttccgttcttaaaacaacgccgaaactcccaaacttgtatttataaagagtccggagttctctcagcaccttccgaaccacggtataccaggtatacctcggtgcaaaatcttacttgttggtagcatatgcttagaatacttctcacgaaaccgaagtcaccacatgtttccctataaattttgaggagttccatcga
This region includes:
- the LOC121731124 gene encoding protein lethal(3)malignant blood neoplasm 1-like, translated to MAYWKNVFLLSVIIASSFEAQGASKYTDENRPYEFGFSIDGEQHRHEKKDENGIIMGEFGFITADGVYHVTVYATDENGNFKIISMKNIRVKPYPTAANAKDTRTGHALSLTAQSPAAKTLAVPAQNTASYNQPIQITPPPQQTKKPISPLLEPARACSHCRLPTTTTAKPIYPEVNPSAVTSNNRGFGSPGTNNFGPNNYQGTSNVNSNTGLNSNSNAGAVGPQTNNVYGPNSPNLSDGVNWIPNNLQLPLDTNSQSPADSSGFNQQNPPSPYQNNNQNSIGSGFAQPSQESNSQQYNPNQPSGTVSSEGSSLSQPSQGFNPQQYNPSQPSADDSSRQQFGNGPSPNSVSPENNNYNQNYPQNAVGNSGSVYNQNNAGDRNPKVLNRFGSDSGDENESGNFGTNPEKPEKPVLISAQMQIVDKNTDVYYKKPGEKDGLPKGLTKGDMENLLYTFNYTLAFHGHYEEGYTSGAKQGYYFVTGRNGVRTRIDYVADENGFRPKITQEVLDLLSEDVPKPETEKDEKYGLRGYEFKWLYFPVGSKQR